A genomic window from Peromyscus maniculatus bairdii isolate BWxNUB_F1_BW_parent chromosome 1, HU_Pman_BW_mat_3.1, whole genome shotgun sequence includes:
- the LOC143274346 gene encoding ribonuclease P protein subunit p29-like, which yields MKAVIYHAFSHKEAEEHDVQELGSQRPGAFVRAFLKQSIPHWSQQDSESHLQRKAVVLEYFTCQKPKQQQKKSKGLTAKQRRDMRLLNINPEQQRYPNLS from the exons CTGTGATTTACCATGCCTTTTCTCATAAAGAAGCCGAGGAGCACGATGTACAG GAGCTGGGGAGCCAGCGGCCTGGGGCCTTTGTGAGGGCCTTCCTGAAGCAAAGCATACCTCACTGGAGCCAGCAAGACAGTGAGAGCCATCTGCAACGCAAGGCTGTGGTTTTGGAATACTTCACTTGTCAGAAGccaaagcagcagcagaagaaatCCAAAGGCCTCACTGCCAAACAGAGGAGAGACATGAGGCTCCTTAACATTAACCCAGAGCAACAGAGATACCCCAATCTTTCCTAA